The window AATATTCATTATAATAGTTACTGTACTTTTTATTTGGAATCAATTATTTacgttatattatattatatgtatcttataatattattttctttagtacTCAAAAGATATACGACACAAATAACGCCATTACAAAAGGGTTTGATTGTATAAGCCTCCTCCATCCAACCCCCATCCACCGACAAAGGTTACAGTGAAATGAAaagtacttttttatttttataaaaaatctcaTGTTCGATTCCTCCTGAATAAGGAATTAGCTTTATTAGAGAGCACTTTATACCTCCACTCCAAATGTGAAACTTCTCGTTGATATTACGATTTTAATCGAACTTCAACACGGATATTTATGTTGAAAATCGAAAAAAATCTCACCCCGAGCCAACCACACACCCCCACCAACTCCATACAACATGTACAAATCAAGCCCAATCAAAGATGAGGTTGCCACGTTTGCTCTCTCATCCaatttgatttttgttctttatttatttttttcttctctttaatatCCTcgtatgttcttttttttttttagtcaaCATTGAGCAGCCAAAATAAATCTCTCATGattgtgtgtttggtatgatttttctcaaaaaaaagttgattttctatttattttctaatatttgatTGATGAGTAAAATTTTATgatgtttgattggtgagtaaaaaatatttttcagtgtTTGATtagtgagtgaaaaaatatttttttgaaaatactattaACAATTAACTAGTATATCAATGCCTCTAACAATTCAATAATTTGTAACAACTAATTTaatcataacaaataatatcaatatcgaatactaaaatattacaattacTAAATTTAaacaactattaattagcaaatataggagacaattttcaatattttgtcaagacaatctcaagatactacaatcaatagaaatataacgaaacaacaaacttattcaacctcgtgaaacaagttacattgatgacaaaatgaaatatgcaattagcaaaagtaacataggtaagtcttcatATATGCATATGAAAATAGCAATACATTCAACAAACATCGTACATGAAAAAAATTCGGGCTTcgctattttttatttcaagcagtaaaaaattgaagcaaagcacagtgaaaaatattttcgagtaatgtaaatttttgagaaatgtgaattttttgaatcatgtaaatatgagtATTGTTGGTGTAGGGAAGAAAGGTGGGGGTgggcataagtcacatttgtcattctCCAAAAAATAACTTTCATTGGTTCATGAAGAAAGTCATATTCCCTCAAATAGAGAAAAATGAgttatcttgaaaaatatttttccaacattaaggaaaataggaaaacattttccaattGGACCAAACACATGGGTACCTTTTATTTTCACTATACACTTTTCACGCATAAAAACTGCTTCTCGGTTGCAAATAGAATGACCATTTCGATGTAGACATCCACCAAACTTTTAAGCTTATCACTTTTACATATCTTGCTTTGTTTTTGAACATTCCAATTCTCTCTTATTCTGTTAACAAGAACAAAGATTAACGTATCACCAAACTAGCAAATTTACAACTATATCCTCCACACTCAACTAATTCCACAAGGTGTACTTACTACCCTCATCAACACAAGTGGCGGAGCAACTTTGTCGACTATAGTTGGACTACTCAAGGCCATACTTTGGGTCCGATCGATACCTTTCAAGAATGACAATTGACAAGCAAATATCATTAGGTTATTGTAGACCCTTGGGTCCACTATTAATTTTTATGTACTGGAAATTGGATcaaacaaagcatgaattttcTAGACCATATAAAATATAGGGATCTTGCCAATGTGATGTAATAGTGTGTGAACTCTTCAGTGCACTGAAGAGTCAATTGGTCCCACAAAGGGACCTACTACACTGCACTtttcattattcatccacaacTCTTTCTGCATAGGTGGCGTCAAACAGGCTGTGCAATTCTTCCCACTTTTAGGACTATTCGAGGAAGGGACACAACACCTCATGCCCGGCTTTgttcgaactcttcaaaaatgttagtGCCGGATGGTGAGCAACATTGAGGGAATAGGAAAAATGAACGCTACATGACAATGTATACAATAACTGGCGAAGGGATAATCAGATAACATAGGACAGCAAGTACCTTTAAGTTACTGAGTAGTTGTTAATAACACCTTTCACACAAAAAATTACACTCTAAAGTAGGAACTTCGGAAAGCTCTCGAAGTTTCTTTGGTATATGagaacaaacaaaatactaaaaagaaCACACATCCAACATTTACACAActttttttgctttatttttttcgGGTTCCATTCTACTACAAATTATTTATCTAACAGTCTCGGAGACaaagtgaaagagaaaaaaataaagacatcaaacagaaaaaggaaaaacaccATTCTACTCAGCAATTCCACTCAGGTGCCTTCAAAATATTTACAGCATCATCTATATCAAAGCTACTGCCGCCCTATAACTTGTCCTTCAAGGGAGAGCATTAACCACTTAACCCAACCTAAAGCTAGAAATACTTCACTTCCACCAGCATGCACGAGAGTTATTTAGGCATTAACTCATACTAGTAGTGAGATGTCGTAGTAGTAGTACCTTGTGATCTCAAAACTGGCAAGAAGTACCGAGCCTTTGTATCTGCCTCTGACCAAGGGCGACTGATTTGCGCTTGGCAAAAGCCGCGTACAGCAGTTCCTGGAACTTCTCTAGAAACAGACGCCATTCCTCTTCATCCATATCTGCTACCTTCACGAAGCTGGAACTCACAGGAAGCTGCTCATTCGCACTCCTGTGGCCAGATGAAGAATTAGCAAGATAGGCGTTTTCTGGTTTTGTTCCAGAAAAGTAAGGGTGCTTCTGGTTCTTATCACCTAAACTAACATTCTTGAGGGACATCGATAGCTTCGACTCTGCCACACTCTTTATGGGGGCTGGGACGTAGTTGAAGCTTGTTTCCTCTTcctcttcactttcttcttccTCAATGCTTTCATCTAGCTTAAAGAGTGGAGTGCGGCCATTTCCTCCTCCAAATGGAAACTGAAACGGGTTCCTGCTTGTGAAGTCCTCAGAGGCCATTTTTGGACTATAATCATATCCTGCATCTTCGTAATCTATGTCAAATTGGAAATCCTCTTCATCAACTTCAGCCTTTGGAGACAAAATCTCTCTCTCAGCCATCAACCGCCTTGCCTCCAAACAAACTACTTCAAGCTCGCTCGGTTCCTCTTCCCCACGACGAAATTCCCTGCTCATCATCTCACCAATCTCAGCAAGGCAAAGCCCATAAGCAGCAGCTTCCTTGAGGAAAATGGTGGACAGGACCAAGACACGAAGGCAAGCTTCGCGAATCATAGGGAGCTCACTTTTCAGCATCTCAGAGTCACGAACAGGATCAAGTTTCTCAATGTACTTGAGTTCATCATCTGAAAATGGAATGGACGCCTGAGGCCAATGAATCCACTCAAAATACGGGTCTTCCAACGTTTCTGGTAGACAGAGGCCATGATCAATGGGAATTAACTCTACTTGACCAAACCTCCCAACACCATCAAGCTTCCGAACTAAAAGATTTCCTGCATGCCTGTCTGTGTTAAAAATCCTAATATCCAGTATGCCAATTTGATGCACAGCAGCAACAGGGAAGCTTGATGTTCCATGGTCACTGGCATCAAAATCATGAGGGATGAATTGTTGCAGAGATGCAATCTTGCTGACAAGTTTCTTCTTGCCATGAGGCTTGTCCCCATTAACACCATCATTGATATTAAAAATCGAATGAGTGATTTTCACCAATGCAGTGGCCGGCACATTAGCAAAATGATCATAGTCGAGAAGATATGCAGCAACCTCCCGAAACCCTGTTTCTCCAACCCGAACTGAACGTTTTAGGCCTGGCTGTCCAAGAGCTTTGCCAACAAAACCTTTAGGATTATTTGGTGCAAATGGCTCTTCATCTGTTGGCTTGACAATAGCAACACTCTCACCTCTGCTGTTTCTGAAATAGTATGCGCCTCCAAGTCCACTATGGACTGGAAGCGGATCAACTCCATTCTTGACAGCCTTCACAATCTCCTTGACAAGTTGTTTTGTCTTGGCAAAGTGACTAGAGTTCCCCAGTATTTCTATAGGGCCACTCTGATCTCTCTGTTGAACATCCCTCCCAGTAGGTGAAAGACATGGAGTCGATGAACTTCTATGCATAAAATTCCTTGTCAGCAATAGAGGAGAATCATTCCGAATGGCACTAAGGTCATTCTTCAACACCACATCTCCAAATGTTAAAGAACTCTCCTCAGTTGGAACATTGAGAGCGATCTGCAACCTCCTCTTCACAGTATGAGCATTGTCACTACGGTCCAACTCCATCCCAAGTACACAACCAGTGTCAGTTTGCACAAAAACCCGTCTCCTCCCAGTAGATTTCCCTTCCATCCTACCGCTTCCATGGTACTCTCCACCAAGAGGACTCTTAAATACTGCTACAGCCATCTGCGTCTGGACTGGACTGTCCAAGTTAGGAGACATACAAGTCAGGAGACGGTGGCTGAAGAGATCTTCTCGACACACACAACTCAGAAGCCGATTGTGCGCAAACCACCAAAAGAATCAATTCAGAAACGATCATAAATCAGGAAAAGAGGAATCAAAAACCAACCCCCGAAACTGTCACCACTGAACACAAGAACGCTATCACTCGCACGTCAAGTTCTGAACAGCGAATGATGAAGATCCCCAAATGTTACATCGAGAGAGCCATCTGCTGATGTGGATATAGCAATGAACACAATCTGTAAGCACAGACAGTATCAAATAAATTTATGCTCTTAAtcaagaaaatgaccaaaacccAAAGATCTTCAAGAATCCGAACGACAGCAATATCAAGACTGACAAGATCTTCAAGAATCCGAATAAACAATTCTTTAACACTAAACGTGCCATTTACCAATCCATGTTAATCAAGCAACATAGCATTTATTActtcaatcaaagaaaatctataaaTCACTTCAAAACTGAAACTCTTTTCAAACACGTGCGCACacaataagattaacaaaaattCAGATTAATTACACACGATAAACACGTTTACCTAAAATATTAAAAGCATTAGACACTCAAAACTTTCCTTTTTTTAATCCAATAACATAGAAATACATACCGACAAATCTTAGCTTATTGATTACTCACATTTACTCAAAACAAACAAAATCTTATAACGATTTTCATTCAAATGCGCGAAAATAGTAAATGAAAAAGGAAACTCCAAACTCAATCCACATCACTAACACCATTACATTAAATAACATGTCAAGAACAATACTCCCTCTGTTCATCTTTGCTTCATGAGAGTCGATGTGACTAATCTTCAAAGCTATATTAAATTACTTCAATtcaaaacttcaaattttaaatctaaaTATCCAAAAATTCAAACTACACCACTAATACCACTGTAAAATACAAAACCGCAATTTTATTAATGTTCGAagctaaattaaattagattaattcAATAATACATCACTAATACTGCGATAAATCCACAATAAACAGTGAACAACAGATCAATCTTAAATTATTGACCAAAATTCAAATCAAACAGTTCGACTCACAGTCATCCATTTGACTATAAGCTAGATTAAATAAAACTAATTCAATATTTACATTTACAATTTaaatactcaaaaaaaaatatacaaaaatactaGAAGTACAATTCTTCTCAAAATGACAAGAAAAAATACCTCTAAAAACGTTAAAGATCAAAATTCATACAGTTACTCTCAAAAAATGAAACATCACAAAATGAATGAAGTTCAAAGAAAAAGATCCtcttaaaaaagttaaaaagataGTAAAAATATACATCTCTCGAAACACAAAACATGAATGAAGTTCaaaaaaaa of the Capsicum annuum cultivar UCD-10X-F1 chromosome 11, UCD10Xv1.1, whole genome shotgun sequence genome contains:
- the LOC107847412 gene encoding phosphatidylinositol 4-kinase gamma 7 translates to MSPNLDSPVQTQMAVAVFKSPLGGEYHGSGRMEGKSTGRRRVFVQTDTGCVLGMELDRSDNAHTVKRRLQIALNVPTEESSLTFGDVVLKNDLSAIRNDSPLLLTRNFMHRSSSTPCLSPTGRDVQQRDQSGPIEILGNSSHFAKTKQLVKEIVKAVKNGVDPLPVHSGLGGAYYFRNSRGESVAIVKPTDEEPFAPNNPKGFVGKALGQPGLKRSVRVGETGFREVAAYLLDYDHFANVPATALVKITHSIFNINDGVNGDKPHGKKKLVSKIASLQQFIPHDFDASDHGTSSFPVAAVHQIGILDIRIFNTDRHAGNLLVRKLDGVGRFGQVELIPIDHGLCLPETLEDPYFEWIHWPQASIPFSDDELKYIEKLDPVRDSEMLKSELPMIREACLRVLVLSTIFLKEAAAYGLCLAEIGEMMSREFRRGEEEPSELEVVCLEARRLMAEREILSPKAEVDEEDFQFDIDYEDAGYDYSPKMASEDFTSRNPFQFPFGGGNGRTPLFKLDESIEEEESEEEEETSFNYVPAPIKSVAESKLSMSLKNVSLGDKNQKHPYFSGTKPENAYLANSSSGHRSANEQLPVSSSFVKVADMDEEEWRLFLEKFQELLYAAFAKRKSVALGQRQIQRLGTSCQF